From one Drosophila gunungcola strain Sukarami chromosome 2R unlocalized genomic scaffold, Dgunungcola_SK_2 000006F, whole genome shotgun sequence genomic stretch:
- the LOC128255145 gene encoding putative uncharacterized protein DDB_G0288537, whose translation MDRVTKPQKKMLITLLRETKYMEGKKEKEWYWEKIQAALNTIGPKKTIIQWKKCWRDMRLTTRKKLAELKRCQLSGGSPPPGIELNQEDNDIIDIVGTEYFYEEMNGELKAENFLTGLDYAPEHLCDAILTAAVGHHQHNMQHQKEPQSHAGQQPQQDHHTNDGETNDAPGSSNGGSYQGHPVSQLQAHNGGDQGGQSHSGMLQHPAFHGGLHPHLLRRQHGSGSLSRESPFEEKLLQFMQDAFPKKSKKRKNRDPDKLFLLSLYEEIKRVPEEIRLDVKSELMQILKKYQKKSPVKAEKSTPSSTSTSSKLSSSSSGSNSVTAHLSHSMYQLQKKYEKGEREPSPQSQVERVAAAGSVAVPLHASQQLPLFQLQKKYEDSAVEKVHQQQQQQQSELRKHVEAAHHAAQQQPPPPPPNEHLHHPQMTHNIMFPLGQLRNEQPPAQQHQHAHNPHQQQQQQQHPHQQQQQQGQHHPPTIFGSTASERPAMSYENVG comes from the exons ATG GATCGAGTGACCAAGCCGCAGAAGAAGATGCTCATCACATTACTGCGGGAAACCAAGTACATGGAGGGCAAAAAGGAGAAGGAGTGGTACTGGGAGAAGATCCAGGCGGCACTGAATACCATTGGCCCCAAAAAGACCATTATCCAGTGGAAGAAG TGCTGGCGGGATATGCGACTCACGACCAGGAAGAAGCTGGCGGAGCTCAAGCGCTGTCAACTCTCTGGGGGATCTCCGCCTCCTGGTATCGAACTGAACCAGGAGGACAACGACATCATCGACATTGTGGGCACCGAGTACTTCTACGAGGAGATGAATGGCGAGCTTAAGGCGGAGAACTTTCTGACCGGCTTGGACTATGCCCCTGAGCACCTGTGCGATGCCATCCTAACGGCAGCAGTGGGTCATCATCAGCACAACATGCAGCACCAGAAGGAGCCGCAATCACATGCGGGACAGCAGCCACAGCAGGATCACCACACCAACGACGGGGAAACCAACGATGCACCCGGCTCGAGCAATGGTGGCTCGTATCAGGGCCACCCTGTCTCCCAGCTGCAGGCCCACAACGGCGGTGACCAGGGCGGCCAGTCGCACTCCGGGATGCTCCAGCACCCGGCCTTTCATGGTGGCTTGCATCCGCACCTGTTGAGGCGCCAGCATGGTAGTGGATCGCTATCCAGGGAGTCGCCTTTCGAGGAGAAGCTGCTGCAGTTCATGCAGGACGCCTTTCCCAAGAAGAGCAAGAAGCGCAAGAATCGGGATCCCGACAAACTGTTCCTTCTATCCCTGTACGAGGAGATCAAGCGTGTTCCCGAGGAAATACGCCTCGACGTAAAGTCCGAACTAATGCAGATATTAAAGAAGTACCAGAAGAAGTCGCCCGTCAAGGCGGAGAAGTCAACGCCATCCTCCACTTCAACATCCTCGAAATTGAGCTCCAGCAGCAGTGGTAGTAACTCGGTGACAGCCCACTTGTCCCACAGCATGTACCAGTTGCAGAAGAAGTACGAAAAGGGTGAACGAGAGCCGTCGCCTCAGTCACAGGTGGAGCGAGTGGCAGCCGCCGGATCAGTCGCTGTGCCTCTCCATGCCTCCCAGCAGCTGCCCCTCTTCCAGCTGCAGAAAAAGTACGAAGACAGTGCCGTGGAGAAGGttcatcagcagcaacagcagcagcagagcgAGCTGCGCAAGCATGTGGAGGCCGCCCATCATGCAGCCCAACAGCAACCGCCACCGCCTCCACCCAATGAGCACCTGCACCATCCCCAGATGACACACAACATCATGTTCCCGCTGGGGCAGCTGCGCAACGAGCAGCCGCCCgcccagcagcaccagcatGCCCACAATCctcaccagcaacagcagcagcaacagcatccccaccagcagcaacagcaacagggGCAGCATCATCCGCCCACGATCTTCGGATCCACCGCCAGCGAACGGCCAGCAATGTCCTACGAGAACGTCGGATGA
- the LOC128255144 gene encoding sialin has translation MAQVEARTVLWYMTFMGFIVNYMIRINLNITIVDMIVGKGAISSNLTENSTLENSTKLNERFSLERWFLDWASIPYDRDGFNWNEKQQGALLGSFFWAHWTLQIPGGILATKYGTKLVFGWSNGIGVFCCFLIPIVSYWSYTGLIVLRVFQGWITGLAWPSMHVLTAKWIPPNERSKFVSAYLGSSVGVALFYPIFGYIIDWTRWEWVYYICGIVGTLWFIAWQFLVFDTPAQHPRIADSERKYIEKSLGASVQSAKGPTPWKAIATSRPVWLNVVAQWGGIWGLFTLMTHAPTYFSKIHHWNIRATGFLSGLPHLMRMIFAYVFSTFADYLLRTDRLSRTNVRKLATFICCGVKGFLILALAYFGYNATAAIVLVTVATMFHGAVSSGPLASMVDLSPNYAGIVLGVSGMIGGMPGFISPLIVGQLTYQNQTIEAWKNVFLLSSFMLTGSGILYVLFSESTLQPWNSGCHQLPESGLKELQNLGSNKEDEEEEKKPLKADQDDQYTETHSVAERETKSKSDGDEK, from the exons ATGGCTCAAG TCGAGGCGCGTACTGTGCTCTGGTACATGACATTCATGGGCTTCATCGTCAACTACATGATCCGGATCAATCTGAACATCACCATTGTGGACATGATTGTCGGCAAGGGTGCGATTTCCTCAAATTTAACCGAAAATAGTACACTCGAAAACTCGACAAAATTGAATGAACGATTTTCGCTGGAGCGTTGGTTTTTGGACTGGGCGAGT ATCCCATACGATAGGGATGGATTTAACTGGAACGAGAAGCAGCAGGGCGCTCTGTTGGGATCCTTTTTTTGGGCCCACTGGACCCTGCAGATTCCCGGCGGTATCTTGGCGACCAAATATGGCACCAAATTGGTCTTTGGTTGGTCCAACGGCATCGGTGTGTTCTGCTGTTTCCTCATACCGATCGTCTCGTATTGGAGCTACACTGGCTTGATTGTCCTTCGAGTGTTCCAGGGCTGGATTACT GGCTTGGCCTGGCCATCGATGCACGTGCTCACCGCCAAGTGGATTCCGCCCAACGAGCGCAGCAAGTTTGTCAGTGCCTATTTGGGTAGCTCCGTGGGCGTGGCCCTGTTCTATCCGATCTTCGGCTACATCATCGACTGGACCAGATGGGAGTGGGTTTACTATATCTGCGGCATCGTGGGAACCCTGTGGTTCATCGCCTGGCAGTTTCTCGTCTTCGACACTCCCGCCCAGCATCCCCGCATCGCCGATTCGGAAAGGAAGTATATCGAAAAGTCCTTGGGAGCCTCGGTTCAAAGTGCCAAGGGACCCACGCCCTGGAAGGCGATAGCCACCTCGCGTCCGGTTTGGCTGAATGTGGTTGCCCAATGGGGCGGCATCTGGGGCCTGTTTACACTGATGACCCATGCGCCCACCTACTTCAGCAAGATCCATCACTGGAACATCCGAGCG ACGGGCTTCTTGTCGGGATTGCCCCATCTCATGCGGATGATCTTCGCCTATGTCTTCTCCACTTTTGCCGATTATCTTCTACGGACGGATCGCCTGAGTCGCACCAATGTGCGCAAGTTGGCCACCTTTATCT gtTGTGGCGTTAAGGGTTTCTTGATCTTGGCGCTAGCCTACTTTGGTTACAATGCCACGGCAGCTATAGTGCTGGTTACAGTGGCCACCATGTTCCATGGCGCAGTGTCCTCCGGTCCATTGGCTTCCATGGTGGATCTGTCGCCCAACTATGCCGGCATTGTCCTGGGAGTGAGTGGAATGATTGGTGGAATGCCGGGCTTCATATCGCCCCTGATCGTGGGTCAGCTCACCTACCAAAAT caAACAATTGAGGCCTGGAAGAATGTTTTCCTGCTCAGCTCGTTCATGTTGACCGGCAGTGGCATTCTGTATGTGCTTTTCTCGGAATCCACATTGCAGCCATGGAATAGTGGATGCCATCAATTGCCCGAATCCGGGCTCAAGGAACTCCAGAACCTGGGGAGCAACAAGGaagatgaggaggaggagaagaagCCGCTGAAGGCCGACCAGGATGATCAGTACACGGAAACACATAGTGTGGCTGAAAGGGAGACTAAATCGAAATCCGACGGCGATGAGAAGTGA